A genomic region of Candidatus Rokuibacteriota bacterium contains the following coding sequences:
- a CDS encoding PIN domain-containing protein, protein MPLPPRVFCDTSFFHACLDPRDTHHPQAHPLVTGAMAARVALWTTWDVVSETVTLLRYRVGHASALTFVNDLYPRLRLVEYGAEVRAQALDVFRRYGRERRLSLCDAISFVVVTTLLERMPCFAFDEDFRRLGLTVIATPQ, encoded by the coding sequence GTGCCGCTGCCACCGCGCGTCTTCTGCGACACCTCGTTCTTCCATGCCTGCCTCGACCCCCGCGACACGCATCACCCGCAGGCCCACCCCCTCGTCACCGGGGCGATGGCGGCCCGCGTCGCGTTGTGGACGACGTGGGACGTCGTCAGCGAGACGGTGACGCTGCTTCGGTACCGCGTCGGCCACGCGTCCGCGCTGACCTTTGTCAACGACCTGTACCCTCGGCTTCGTCTCGTCGAGTACGGGGCTGAAGTACGCGCCCAGGCCCTCGACGTCTTCCGGAGATACGGTCGCGAACGGCGCCTCTCGCTCTGCGACGCGATCTCGTTCGTCGTGGTCACGACCTTGCTCGAGCGCATGCCCTGCTTCGCGTTCGACGAGGACTTCCGCCGGCTGGGACTGACGGTCATCGCGACCCCTCAGTGA